One Archocentrus centrarchus isolate MPI-CPG fArcCen1 chromosome 14, fArcCen1, whole genome shotgun sequence DNA window includes the following coding sequences:
- the LOC115792630 gene encoding endonuclease domain-containing 1 protein has translation MGTPPRGFVDTKLKKICQRYADKPRYVTLYDPSKRIPVYSAYTFKKTEGDRRVDYPWMYEPQLAELDGNGNMLPFPTGYLHMKFEDSQAVLDDYSDVVLYERGHLNPDQHQSSPHDRAATYTLTNVVPEIREFNIGPWREYEERIRVRLNNFCRGVAYIVTGVTTRGNMIRRNNQNRVAIPEDVWSAYCCTEYDRNAPHDVRVLFPSHAALAKNAKEGNSVHEMTVLELEMFLRNNIEVDTNLQIFYDNCVSPSPLPLYLQHTI, from the exons ATGGGGACTCCACCACGGGGGTTCGTGGACACAAAACTGAAGAAGATCTGCCAGCGCTATGCCGACAAACCCCGGTACGTGACCCTGTACGACCCTTCTAAGAGGATCCCAGTTTACTCGGCTTATACCTTCAAGAAAACAGAGGGAGACAGACGTGTGGACTACCCTTGGATGTACGAGCCACAG CTGGCAGAGCTGGACGGGAACGGGAACATGCTGCCGTTCCCCACTGGCTACCTGCACATGAAGTTCGAGGACAGCCAGGCAGTGCTGGATGATTACTCTGATGTGGTTCTTTATGAAAGGGGCCACCTGAACCCAGACCAGCACCAGTCCAGTCCACACGACCGCGCTGCCACTTACACTCTGACCAATGTGGTCCCAGAGATACGAGAGTTTAACATCGGGCCCTGGCGCGAGTATGAGGAGCGGATCCGGGTGCGCCTAAACAACTTCTGCCGTGGCGTTGCCTACATTGTCACCGGAGTGACCACCAGGGGTAACATGATCCGTCGCAACAACCAGAACCGCGTGGCCATCCCCGAAGACGTGTGGTCAGCCTACTGCTGCACCGAGTACGACCGCAACGCACCCCACGATGTTCGTGTTCTCTTCCCATCCCATGCGGCCCTggccaaaaatgccaaagagGGCAACAGTGTTCACGAGATGACGGTCCTGGAGCTCGAAATGTTTCTGAGAAATAACATTGAAGTTGATACGAACCTTCAGATCTTCTACGACAACTGCGTCTCTCCCTCACCCCTCCCTCTTTACCTGCAGCACACCATCTGA